One stretch of Lucilia cuprina isolate Lc7/37 chromosome 6, ASM2204524v1, whole genome shotgun sequence DNA includes these proteins:
- the LOC111681267 gene encoding probable cytochrome P450 6a13 yields MLILIALIVIIYIWLKEHYSYWEKRNVPHEKPTYFFGNMKGIGREYHWKDIHQRIYNKFKNVTPVAGFYTFFTRAATIYDLDLIKLILIKDFTSFSAKNLFHNERDDPLTGNLFFLDGEKWRVLRHKLSPVFTTGKMKFMFPTVIKVGEKLPLACEKFLVECEGIIEAKDLCARYTTDVIGTCAFGIECNSLEDPQAEFRQMGRLMFEKPRHKGLMQSFMFTNPSLSRKLRMKNFRDDVSDFFMKVVKETVDYREKNQVKRNDFLDMLIEMKEQRNELIKNGQKVDENDLTSGLNMEQLAAQVVVFYIAGFDTSSTTMSFCLYELALNQEIQNKLRKEISEVLVQHDNELTYESLKEMKYLDMVVSETLRKYSVVPHIIRTCTKDFPVPNSNIVLEKGLRIIIPLDSIQNDPDYFPEPEKFKPERFLPDEVEKRHPCSYIPFADGPRICIGMRFGKMQIKIGLVSLLTKFRFDKCEKTQIPLRISKLNFLIGSESGIHLKVEKL; encoded by the exons atgttaatattaatagCATTAATTGTGATTATATATATTTGGTTAAAAGAACATTATTCATATTGGGAGAAACGTAATGTGCCTCACGAAAaaccaacatatttttttggtaatatGAAGGGTATAGGACGGGAATACCATTGGAAAGATATACATCAACGTATatataataagtttaaaaatgtgACTCCCGTGGCcggattttatacattttttacgaGAGCTGCCACGATTTACGATCTGGATTTGATTAAACTTATACTGATTAAAGATTTCACAAGTTTTAGTGCCAAGAATTTGTTCCACAATGAACGTGATGATCCCTTAACGGGCAATCTATTCTTTTTGGATGGTGAAAAGTGGCGGGTATTGAGACATAAGCTGTCCCCGGTTTTCACCACAGgcaaaatgaaatttatgtttCCTACAGTGATTAAAGTGGGAGAAAAATTACCCTTAGCTTGTGAGAAATTTCTAGTAGAATGTGAGGGCATAATCGAGGCCAAAGATTTATGTGCTCGCTATACCACCGATGTTATAGGAACTTGTGCTTTTGGTATTGAATGCAATAGTTTAGAAGATCCTCAAGCAGAATTCAGACAAATGGGTAGATTAATGTTTGAGAAACCACGTCACAAGGGTCTGATGCAGTCATTTATGTTTACCAATCCCTCATTGTCCAGGAAACTgagaatgaaaaattttcgcGATGATGTTAGTGATTTCTTTATGAAGGTGGTTAAAGAGACTGTGGACTATAGAGAAAAGAATCAAGTCAAACGTAATGATTTTTTGGATATGCTAATAGAAATGAAGGAGCAACgcaatgaattaattaaaaacggTCAAAAAGTAGATGAAAATGATTTGACAAGTGGTCTGAATATGGAACAATTGGCTGCACAGGTTGTGGTATTTTATATAGCCGGTTTTGATACCTCATCTACCACCATGTCTTTCTGTTTATATGAACTGGCTCTTAACCAGGAGATACAAAACAAACTGAGGAAAGAAATTTCGGAAGTTTTGGTTCAACATGATAATGAATTAACCTATGAAAGTCTCAAGGAAATGAAATACTTAGATATGGTAGTATCAG aaactttgCGCAAATACTCGGTTGTTCCTCATATTATACGCACCTGTACGAAAGATTTTCCAGTACCCAATAGCAATATAGTATTGGAAAAAGGTTTACGCATTATTATACCTTTGGATAGCATACAAAATGATCCGGATTATTTTCCAGAACCAGAAAAATTTAAACCAGAACGTTTCCTACCCGACGAAGTAGAAAAGCGACATCCTTGTTCTTACATACCTTTTGCCGATGGACCACGCATTTGTATTGGTATGCGTTTTggtaaaatgcaaataaaaattgGTTTAGTGTCTCTCTTGACAAAATTTCGTTTCGATAAATGTGAAAAGACACAGATACCTCTACGTATTTCTAAGCTAAATTTTCTAATTGGCTCCGAAAGTGGCATACacttaaaagtcgaaaagttatAA
- the LOC111681281 gene encoding cytochrome P450 6a13-like precursor (The RefSeq protein has 2 substitutions compared to this genomic sequence) translates to MLILIALSVIIFFWLKEHYSYWEKRNVPHEKPTYFVGNMRGIGREYHWKDINQRIYRKFKGVTPVAGFYTFLTRAAFILDLDLIKQIMIKDFQSFSERNLFHNVRDDPLTGNLLFLDGEKWRVLRHKLSPVFTTGKMRFMFPTVVKVGEKLPSACKKFIEEFEGIVEAKDLCARYTTDVIGTCAFGIECNSLIDPQAEFRQMGRYIFEKPRHKGVIQAFMFTNPALARKLRMKTFRDDVSDFFMKVVKETVDYRQKNQVKRNDFLDMLIEMKKQRDYLLESGQTVDENDLTSGLNIEQLAAQAMVFFLAGFDTSSTNMSFCLYELALNQEIQNKLRKEISEVLAQHDNQVTYESIKEMKYLDMVIAETLRKYSVTPHLVRKCVKDFQIPNTDLVLQKGLRVIIPLDSIHNDPDYYPEPEKFKPERFLPEEVQNRHPCAYMPFGDGPRNCIGMRFGKMQAQIGLVSLLTKFRFDKCERTQIPLRFSKLNFLIGTESGIHLKVEKL, encoded by the exons ATGTTAATACTCATAGCTTTaagtgttattatatttttttggttaaaagaaCACTATTCGTATTGGGAGAAACGAAATGTTCCTCACGAAAAGCCCACATATTTTGTGGGCAATATGCGAGGCATAGGAAGAGAATACCATTGGAAAGATATAAATCAacgtatttatagaaaatttaaaggtGTTACTCCCGTGGCCGGCTTTTACACATTTCTTACGAGAGCTGCCTTTATTTTAGATTTGGATTTgattaaacaaataatgattAAAGATTTCCAAAGTTTTAGCGAAAGAAATCTGTTTCACAACGTACGTGATGATCCTTTAACTGGTAATCTGTTATTTTTAGATGGTGAGAAATGGCGTGTGTTGAGGCATAAGCTATCACCGGTTTTCACCACTGGTAAAATGAGATTTATGTTTCCCACTGTGGTTAAAGTGGGAGAGAAATTACCCTCGGCGTGTAAGAAATTTATAGAGGAATTTGAAGGCATAGTGGAGGCTAAAGATCTGTGTGCTCGCTATACTACCGATGTTATTGGCACTTGTGCTTTTGGTATTGAATGTAATAGCTTAATAGATCCACAAGCGGAATTTAGACAAATGGGTAGATATATATTCGAGAAACCACGTCACAAAGGTGTCATACAGGCATTTATGTTTACCAATCCGGCACTGGCTAGAAAACTAAGAATGAAAACATTTCGTGATGATGTCAGTGATTTCTTTATGAAGGTAGTTAAAGAGactgtggactatagacaaaagaATCAAGTCAAACGTAATGATTTTTTGGATATGttaatagaaatgaaaaaacaaCGTGATTATTTACTAGAATCGGGTCAAACAGTAGATGAAAATGATTTGACAAGTGGTTTGAACATAGAGCAATTGGCAGCCCAGGCTATAGTATTCTTTTTAGCCGGTTTCGATACTTCCTCCACCACCATGTCTTTCTGTTTATATGAATTGGCTCTCAATCaggaaatacaaaataaattaagaaaggAAATTTCAGAAGTTTTGGCTCAACATGATAATCAAGTAACCTATGAGAGTATTAAGGAAATGAAGTACTTAGATATGGTAATAGCag aaactttgcGCAAATACTCGGTTACTCCACATTTAGTGCGCAAATgtgttaaagattttcaaatacCCAATACCGATTTAGTATTGCAAAAGGGTCTACGGGTTATTATACCCTTAGATAGTATACATAATGATCCCGATTACTATCCAGAACCGGAGAAATTTAAGCCAGAACGTTTCCTTCCCGAAGAAGTACAAAACAGACATCCCTGTGCTTATATGCCCTTCGGTGATGGTCCACGCAATTGTATTGGTATGCGTTTTGGTAAAATGCAAGCCCAAATTGGTTTGGTATCCCTCTTGacaaaatttcgttttgatAAATGTGAACGTACACAAATACCATTAAGATTTTCtaagttaaattttctaattggaACCGAAAGTGGCATACACTTAAAGGTGGAAAAGTTATAA
- the LOC113218513 gene encoding cytochrome P450-6a17-like (The RefSeq protein has 3 substitutions compared to this genomic sequence), producing MESLAISFTIYGFVIILTLLYGLLRFHLQFWRRRGIPHREPAFLFGNLQCVLEKRHIREAFSKVYQEFKSTGPFCGFFLLMKPAVIVFDLDLVKKVVIKDFNLFEERGMYYNGKDDPLTAHLFNVEAEEWRKMRNKLSPTFTSGKMKLMFPIVAKIGQECNNVLNEMLRAGPHIDVKELMARYTTDVIGTCAFGLDCNSLKNPEAEFRVMNRNIFTNFRHSRVVHLFMQLLPQVSKTLRMKELLDETHDFYFRIVKETMDYREKNHIKRNDFIDLLIEMKNSKDKDKRLDMNEITANAFAFFLAGFETSATTMTYALYEMALQPRVQDKLRKEILLVLEKNNQELTYENLKEMPYLQQLVQETLRKYAVFPFLQRKAKIDYDTKIPGYIIPKDTLAIIPIDAIHHDPEIYPEPQQFRPERFNAEEVAARHPMTWLPFGAGPRNCIGLRFGKMQTYVGLVSVLKNYKFTLCDKTPIPIGLNVQLPLMTPIQEVVLNVEKICDK from the exons ATGGAAAGTTTAGCAATATCGTTTACAATCTATGGATTTGTCATAATTTTAACATTACTGTATGGATTACTACGATTTCATCTGCAATTTTGGCGGCGCCGTGGTATTCCTCATCGAGAACCGGCTTTTCTTTTCGGCAATTTACAATGTGTACTTGAAAAGCGTCATATACGTGAGGCCTTTAGTAAAGTATATCAGGAATTTAAAAGCACTGGACCATTTTGTGGTTTCTTTCTCTTGATGAAACCAGCTGTAATCGTTTTCGATTTGGATTTGGTCAAAAAAGTGCTCATTAAAGATTTTAATCTTTTTGAAGAACGTGGCATGTATTATAATGGTAAAGATGATCCTTTGACGGCTCATCTTTTTAATGTGGAGGCCGAAGAATGGCGCAAAATGCGTAATAAATTATCACCCACTTTTACCTCGGGAAAAATGAAACTAATGTTTCCCATAGTGGCCAAAATAGGACAAGAATGTAATAATGTGTTAAATGAAATGCTAAGAGCAGGACCGCATATCGACGTTAAGGAACTAATGGCTCGCTATACCACCGATGTTATAGGCACCTGTGCTTTCGGTCTAGACTGCAATAGTTTGAAAAATCCCGAGGCTGAATTTCGTGTTATgaatagaaatatatttaccAATTTTCGTCATTCCCGAGTTGTGCATTTATTTATGCAACTCTTGCCTCAAGTGTCTAAAACGTTAAGAATGAAAGAGCTACTAGATGAGAcacatgatttttattttagaattgttAAAGAAACCATGGATTACCGTGAGAAAAATCACATAAAACGTAATGATTTTATAGATTTACtaatagaaatgaaaaattcGAAAGATAAAGATAAACGTTTGAATATGAATGAGATTACCGCCAATGCATTTGCCTTTTTTCTGGCAGGTTTTGAGACGTCGGCTACTACCATGACTTATGCTCTATATGAAATGGCTTTACAACCAAGAGTACAGGATAAATTAAGAAAGGAAATTTTGCtagttttagagaaaaacaaTCAAGAGTTGACTTatgaaaatcttaaagaaatgCCATATTTGCAACAAGTAGTACAAG AAACTTTACGCAAATATGCCGTATTTCCTTTCCTACAGCGTAAGGCCAAAATAGATTATGATACCAAAATTCCTGGATATATTATACCCAAAGATACGCTAGCCATTATACCCATAGATGCTATACATCATGATCCCGAAATATATCCCGAACCTCAACAATTTCGTCCAGAACGTTTCAATGCTGAAGAGGTGGCCGCACGTCATCCCATGACCTGGCTGCCTTTTGGTGCTGGACCTCGTAATTGTATCGGTTTAAGATTTGGTAAAATGCAAACCTATGTAGGTTTAGTTTCagtattaaaaaactataaatttacaCTTTGTGATAAGACTCCTATACCTATAGGCTTGAATGTGCAATTGCCTTTAATGACTCCTATACAGGAAGTAgttttaaatgttgaaaaaatctGTGATAAGTAA
- the LOC111681261 gene encoding probable cytochrome P450 317a1 has protein sequence MWIIFLILGLIIFLLITLCGIGLKYIRDYWHFLGVPHDRPKPLVDIIKTLSKYGTCKQLMEQHEYFQKLYKRFKGTGPYCGFYHLLEPRVLVLDQELMQQILVKNFSNFNDRGCYHNMKNDPLSADLYSLSGEKWKEMRLKLEPVFQKAYMKAFHESIREECEKTLLLFELKMQEESQRCGHREVVLDVQPLMHRFVLGNIAKMVFGLTQAMYQKYPLDEFDAMTQFALHTHKHGTFLTTIMQRYPNVFRSFKFSTTKKKVQTYFLSLLNDVINHRDKCGDYKDDYLQLLINIMNQEMSTHETEVHTDPKELRDHLVDELAAHAFTFLRAGLEPTSKTLTYALYELARDPVMQQRVREEILKAYEENDQRFSYECIHSLKFVGQIISETLRLHPVIPYIMRRALNDYQCTDHPQYLIRKDMYVIIPTHAIHNDPALYTQPHAFNPDRFSAQDNKRRQSCLWLGFGEGPRNCLGLHFAQLQMRLILAQLLHKYEFTLDTQHLVVCCQEGVALRVKPLHERFEYVEYEGRESAVEI, from the exons ATGtggataattttcttaatattgggtttaatcatttttcttttgattaCCTTGTGCGGCATTGGCCTAAAATATATACGCGATTATTGGCATTTTTTGGGAGTACCTCATGATCGACCTAAACCTTTAGTGGATATTATTAAGACATTAAGTAAATATGGCACTTGTAAACAGTTGATGGAACAGCATGAGTATTTTCAAAAACTCTATAAAAGATTCAAGGGTACTGGACCCTACTGTGGTTTCTATCATTTGCTGGAACCGCGTGTTTTGGTATTGGATCAAGAATTAATGCAGCAGATATTGGTAAAGAACTTTTCCAATTTTAATGATCGTGGTTGTTATCATAATATGAAAAATGATCCCCTATCGGCGGACTTGTATAGTTTGAGTGGTGAGAAATGGAAAGAGATGCGTTTAAAATTAGAGCCAGTTTTTCAAAAAGCTTATATGAAAGCTTTTCATGAGAGCATACGCGAAGAGTGTGAAAAGACGCTCTTATTATTTGAGCTAAAAATGCAAGAAGAGAGTCAGCGTTGTGGACATAGAGAAGTAGTCTTGGATGTGCAACCTTTAATGCATCGTTTTGTTTTGGGTAATATTGCTAAAATGGTATTTGGCTTGACTCAAGCTATGTATCAGAAATATCCTCTAGATGAATTTGATGCCATGACCCAATTTGCCTTGCACACCCACAAACATGGCACCTTTCTTACCACCATCATGCAGCGTTATCCCAATGTATTTCGTTCTTTTAAATTCTCTACCACCAAGAAAAAGGTGCAAACTTATTTCCTGTCTTTACTCAATGATGTCATTAACCATCGCGATAAATGCGGTGATTATAAAGATGACTATTTACAATTACTCATTAATATTATGAATCAAGAAATGAGCACCCACGAAACGGAAGTACATACAGATCCCAAAGAATTAAGAGATCATCTTGTAGATGAGTTGGCAGCTCATGCTTTTACATTTTTAAGAGCGGGCCTAGAACCGACCTCAAAAACTTTAACTTATGCTTTATATGAATTAGCCAGAGATCCTGTAATGCAGCAGAGGGTGAGAGAAGAGATTTTGAAGGCTTATGAGGAAAATGATCAGCGCTTTAGTTATGAATGTATACATTCCTTAAAGTTTGTGGGTCAAATTATATCGG aAACCCTACGTCTTCATCCCGTCATCCCTTATATCATGCGTCGCGCTCTCAACGACTACCAGTGTACCGATCATCCTCAATATCTGATACGCAAAGACATGTACGTCATTATACCCACCCATGCCATACACAATGATCCAGCTCTCTATACCCAACCACACGCCTTTAATCCCGATCGTTTTTCCGCTCAGGACAATAAACGACGACAATCTTGCCTTTGGTTAGGTTTTGGTGAAGGACCACGCAACTGTTTGGGTCTGCATTTTGCCCAGTTGCAAATGCGTTTGATATTGGCACAACTATTGCATAAATATGAATTTACTTTGGACACTCAGCACTTGGTGGTGTGCTGTCAAGAAGGAGTGGCGCTGAGGGTGAAACCTCTCCATGAGAGATTTGAATATGTGGAGTATGAGGGTAGAGAATCGGCTGTGGAAATATAG
- the LOC111681266 gene encoding cytochrome P450 6a9-like, which produces MIFGILILILLAILAYIYYTLRKRYNYWQSVGIACEKPTFVLGNITGTGSRRSFAEIWQTFYDKYKNTGPFAGFYWFFKPAAFVFDPALLKLILIKDFSKFVDRGIFVNEKDDPLSGNLFNLEGNKWRHMRTKLSPTFTSGKMKIMFPIITDISKEFVKVFDNAVKESEVLEVSDLMARFTTDVIGTCAFGLEISSLKDPNNKFRMMGRKSLLEQRYGNLGIAFRNSFPNLARKLHMKDTLQDVEDFFMGIVKETVRYREENNIKRNDFMNMLIEMKNNKLMKSETGEEMTTLSIEEVAAQAFVFLVAGFETSSTTMGFALYELAQRQEIQQRAREEIIEVLEKHNQEFSYEAMKEMVYLEQVLLETLRLHAIVPILNRYAEEDYPVPGHPNFVIKKGMLVLIPAAAIHRDERYYPNPNEFNPDHFTPEKVAQRDSVLYIPFGDGPRICIGMRFGKMQALVGLAVLLKNFKFSVCDKTQIPLKYDKKNFLLSAEKGVYLKVTKL; this is translated from the exons atgatttttggaattttaattcttatattattAGCCATATTGGcgtatatttattatacattacGTAAGCGTTACAATTATTGGCAATCGGTGGGCATAGCCTGTGAAAAGCCTACATTTGTACTGGGCAATATTACCGGCACCGGCTCGAGACGTTCTTTTGCCGAAATCTGGCAGAcattttatgataaatataaaaatactggACCATTTGCGGGATTTTATTGGTTTTTCAAACCAGCAGCCTTTGTATTCGATCCGGcacttttaaaattgattttaataaaagatttcTCCAAATTTGTGGATCGTGGTATATTTGTAAATGAGAAAGATGATCCGTTGTCGGGTAATCTGTTCAATTTGGAGGGTAATAAATGGCGTCATATGCGCACTAAATTATCACCCACTTTTACATCGGGCAAAATGAAAATCATGTTCCCCATTATAACCGATATAAGTAAAGAATTTGTAAAGGTTTTCGATAATGCGGTAAAAGAGAGTGAAGTGTTGGAGGTAAGTGATTTAATGGCACGTTTTACCACCGATGTTATAGGCACTTGTGCCTTTGGCTTGGAAATAAGCAGTTTAAAAGATCCCAATAATAAGTTTCGAATGATGGGCCGTAAATCACTGCTAGAACAACGTTATGGCAATTTGGGTATAGCTTTTCGCAACAGTTTTCCCAATTTGGCTAGAAAATTGCATATGAAAGATACTCTACAAGATGTCGAGGACTTTTTCATGGGTATTGTTAAGGAAACGGTGCGCTATAGAGAGGAGAATAATATAAAACGTAATGATTTTATGAACATGTTAatcgaaatgaaaaataataaattaatgaaatcgGAAACGGGTGAGGAGATGACTACTCTCTCCATAGAGGAAGTGGCGGCTCAAGCTTTTGTATTTTTGGTGGCTGGTTTTGAGACTTCTTCCACTACCATGGGTTTTGCTCTATACGAATTGGCTCAACGTCAGGAAATACAGCAAAGAGCACGAGAAGAAATTATAGAAGTTTTAGAGAAACATAATCAGGAATTCAGCTATGAAGCTATGAAGGAAATGGTGTATTTAGAACAAGTTTTATTAG AAACTTTACGTTTACATGCTATTGTACCCATATTGAATCGCTATGCTGAAGAAGACTATCCAGTACCGGGTCATCCTAATTTTGTCATCAAAAAAGGCATGTTGGTGTTAATACCAGCTGCTGCCATTCATCGTGATGAACGTTACTATCCCAATCCTAATGAATTTAATCCCGATCATTTTACTCCCGAAAAGGTAGCTCAACGTGATTCAGTTTTATATATACCTTTCGGTGATGGTCCTCGCATATGTATTGGTATGCGTTTTGGTAAAATGCAGGCATTAGTAGGTCTGGCGGTTctcttgaaaaatttcaaattttcagtaTGTGATAAGACGCAAATTCCTCTTAAATATGATAAGAAGAACTTTTTATTAAGTGCTGAGAAGGGGGTGTATTTAAAAGTCACTAAACTTTAA
- the LOC111681281 gene encoding cytochrome P450 6a13-like isoform X1, translating into MKIFFAILILLITVIYMWLRNKHNYWKRQQVETVSLKTFYRKNRKHVAFIIQDIYKKLKVDNKSYIGVYNFITPALIVKDLDIIKAILITDFEKFPDRGFYSNPHNDTLSTNLVRLSGDMWRKMRQKLTPTFTSGKMKMMFPTVSAIGERFIDTINDQIENHEVVVEIRDLCARFTTDVIGSVAFGLECNSLKDPLTEFRIKGDKAFYTIHPLMDALASSYPKFFHKLGYKVFTQELIEFYSQIVRQNVEMRERKEIKRNDFLDTLIELKNKREGSEDFCLQMTDVIAQAYVFFIGGFETTSSTMSFALYELALNPDVQQKARENVREVLEEFGGEFSYESLNEMHYIKQVVQETLRKHPVAPTGRRVCRSTYTINGPQPLIIQPGVQIIIPVNAIHHDPDYYPDPEKFQPERFSTPLRDQRHSMAYLPFGAGPRTCIAERFGMMQAMIGLALLLKKFKFSVCPRTPKELDFDALNVRVFNVQSGIYLKVETLNCCRRLYKRKLTKSYRNILIISVKMLILIALSVIIFFWLKEHYSYWEKRNVPHEKPTYFVGNMRGIGREYHWKDINQRIYRKFKGVTPVAGFYTFLTRAAFILDLDLIKQIMIKDFQSFSERNLFHNVRDDPLTGNLLFLDGEKWRVLRHKLSPVFTTGKMRFMFPTVVKVGEKLPSACKKFIEEFEGIVEAKDLCARYTTDVIGTCAFGIECNSLIDPQAEFRQMGRYIFEKPRHKGVIQAFMFTNPALARKLRMKTFRDDVSDFFMKVVKETVDYRQKNQVKRNDFLDMLIEMKKQRDYLLESGQTVDENDLTSGLNIEQLAAQAIVFFLAGFDTSSTTMSFCLYELALNQEIQNKLRKEISEVLAQHDNQVTYESIKEMKYLDMVIAETLRKYSVTPHLVRKCVKDFQIPNTDLVLQKGLRVIIPLDSIHNDPDYYPEPEKFKPERFLPEEVQNRHPCAYMPFGDGPRNCIGMRFGKMQAQIGLVSLLTKFRFDKCERTQIPLRFSKLNFLIGTESGIHLKVEKL; encoded by the exons atgaaaatatttttcgcaattttaattcttttaatcaCAGTTATCTATATGTGGTTAAGAAATAAACACAATTACTGGAAAAGGCAACAAGTGGAAACTGTCagtttaaaaactttctatagaaaaaatcgtaaacATGTTGCCTTTATCATACAAGACATCTATAAGAAATTGAAAGTGGATAATAAGTCATATATAGgagtatataattttataactccAGCTTTGATAGTCAAAGATCTTGATATAATTAAGGCGATATTAATCACggactttgaaaaatttcccGATAGAGGTTTCTATTCAAATCCCCATAATGATACATTGTCTACAAATTTGGTACGTTTAAGTGGTGATATGTGGAGAAAAATGCGACAAAAATTAACACCCACTTTTACTTCGGGCAAAATGAAAATGATGTTTCCCACTGTGTCCGCTATCGGTGAGCGTTTTATAGATACAATCAACGATCAGATAGAGAATCACGAGGTGGTGGTGGAAATTCGAGATTTATGTGCCCGTTTTACCACCGATGTTATAGGCAGTGTGGCCTTTGGTTTAGAGTGCAATAGTTTAAAGGATCCCTTAACAGAATTTCGTATTAAAGGCGATAAAGCTTTCTATACTATACACCCTCTCATGGATGCTTTGGCTTCTTCCTATCctaaatttttccataaattggGCTATAAAGTTTTTACCCAAGAGCTGATAGAGTTTTATTCACAAATTGTGCGACAAAATGTTGAAATGCGAGAGAGAAAGGAAATAAAACGTAATGATTTTCTCGATACATTAATTGAGTTAAAGAATAAGAGAGAGGGTTCAGAAGATTTCTGTTTACAAATGACGGATGTCATAGCTCAGGCTTATGTATTTTTCATAGGAGGTTTTGAAACCACTTCTAGTACCATGTCATTTGCTCTTTATGAACTGGCTTTAAATCCCGATGTTCAGCAAAAAGCTAGAGAGAATGTCAGAGAAGTGTTGGAGGAATTTGGTGGCGAGTTCAGTTATGAGAGTTTAAATGAAATGCACTATATTAAACAAGTAGTGCAAG AAACTTTGCGAAAACATCCTGTGGCTCCTACTGGACGTCGAGTGTGTCGCTCTACATACACCATAAATGGACCTCAACCTCTGATAATACAACCAGGTGTGCAGATAATTATACCTGTTAATGCTATACATCATGATCCAGATTATTATCCAGATCCCGAGAAATTTCAACCAGAAAGATTTAGCACGCCTTTAAGGGATCAGAGACATTCAATGGCATATTTACCCTTTGGTGCCGGACCACGCACTTGCATTGCTGAACGTTTTGGCATGATGCAAGCAATGATTGGATTagctttattgttaaaaaaatttaagttttcagttTGTCCAAGAACTCCAAAAGAATTGGATTTTGATGCTCTTAATGTAAGGGTGTTTAATGTTCAGAGTGGTATCTATTTAAAAGTGGAAACCCTTAATtg TTGTCGTAGACTGTACAAACGAAAATTAACTAAgagttatagaaatattttaataatatccgTTAAAATGTTAATACTCATAGCTTTaagtgttattatatttttttggttaaaagaaCACTATTCGTATTGGGAGAAACGAAATGTTCCTCACGAAAAGCCCACATATTTTGTGGGCAATATGCGAGGCATAGGAAGAGAATACCATTGGAAAGATATAAATCAacgtatttatagaaaatttaaaggtGTTACTCCCGTGGCCGGCTTTTACACATTTCTTACGAGAGCTGCCTTTATTTTAGATTTGGATTTgattaaacaaataatgattAAAGATTTCCAAAGTTTTAGCGAAAGAAATCTGTTTCACAACGTACGTGATGATCCTTTAACTGGTAATCTGTTATTTTTAGATGGTGAGAAATGGCGTGTGTTGAGGCATAAGCTATCACCGGTTTTCACCACTGGTAAAATGAGATTTATGTTTCCCACTGTGGTTAAAGTGGGAGAGAAATTACCCTCGGCGTGTAAGAAATTTATAGAGGAATTTGAAGGCATAGTGGAGGCTAAAGATCTGTGTGCTCGCTATACTACCGATGTTATTGGCACTTGTGCTTTTGGTATTGAATGTAATAGCTTAATAGATCCACAAGCGGAATTTAGACAAATGGGTAGATATATATTCGAGAAACCACGTCACAAAGGTGTCATACAGGCATTTATGTTTACCAATCCGGCACTGGCTAGAAAACTAAGAATGAAAACATTTCGTGATGATGTCAGTGATTTCTTTATGAAGGTAGTTAAAGAGactgtggactatagacaaaagaATCAAGTCAAACGTAATGATTTTTTGGATATGttaatagaaatgaaaaaacaaCGTGATTATTTACTAGAATCGGGTCAAACAGTAGATGAAAATGATTTGACAAGTGGTTTGAACATAGAGCAATTGGCAGCCCAGGCTATAGTATTCTTTTTAGCCGGTTTCGATACTTCCTCCACCACCATGTCTTTCTGTTTATATGAATTGGCTCTCAATCaggaaatacaaaataaattaagaaaggAAATTTCAGAAGTTTTGGCTCAACATGATAATCAAGTAACCTATGAGAGTATTAAGGAAATGAAGTACTTAGATATGGTAATAGCag aaactttgcGCAAATACTCGGTTACTCCACATTTAGTGCGCAAATgtgttaaagattttcaaatacCCAATACCGATTTAGTATTGCAAAAGGGTCTACGGGTTATTATACCCTTAGATAGTATACATAATGATCCCGATTACTATCCAGAACCGGAGAAATTTAAGCCAGAACGTTTCCTTCCCGAAGAAGTACAAAACAGACATCCCTGTGCTTATATGCCCTTCGGTGATGGTCCACGCAATTGTATTGGTATGCGTTTTGGTAAAATGCAAGCCCAAATTGGTTTGGTATCCCTCTTGacaaaatttcgttttgatAAATGTGAACGTACACAAATACCATTAAGATTTTCtaagttaaattttctaattggaACCGAAAGTGGCATACACTTAAAGGTGGAAAAGTTATAA